Proteins found in one Saccharomyces mikatae IFO 1815 strain IFO1815 genome assembly, chromosome: 5 genomic segment:
- the TIR1 gene encoding GPI-anchored mannoprotein (similar to Saccharomyces cerevisiae TIR1 (YER011W); ancestral locus Anc_7.161), which yields MAYTKIALFAAIAAFASAQTQDQINELNVILNDVKSNIQEYISLASDPNSGFSLASMPAGILDLGMALASATDDSYTTFYSEVDFAGVSKMLTQVPWYSSRLAPALKSLEGDASSSAAPSSTEAKTSSSAAPSSTEAKTSSSAAPSSTEAKTSSSAAPSSTEAKTSSSAAPSSSEAKTSSSAAPSSSEAKTSSAATSSAKVSSSAVASSAKVSSSAVASSAKASAISQITDGQIQATKTVAQQTENGAAKAFVGMGAGVVAAAAMLL from the coding sequence ATGGCCTACACTAAGATCGCTTTATTCGCTGCTATCGCTGCTTTCGCTTCCGCTCAAACTCAAGATCAaatcaatgaattgaaCGTTATCTTGAACGATGTTAAATCCAACATACAAGAGTACATAAGCTTGGCTTCCGACCCTAACTCTGGTTTCTCCTTGGCCAGTATGCCAGCTGGTATTTTGGACCTAGGTATGGCCTTGGCTTCCGCTACCGACGACTCTTACACCACTTTCTACTCTGAAGTTGACTTTGCCGGTGTCAGCAAGATGTTGACTCAAGTCCCATGGTACTCATCCAGGTTAGCACCAGCTTTGAAGTCTTTGGAAGGTGATGCCTCCTCTTCTGCTGCTCCAAGCTCCACTGAAGCCAAGACCTCCTCTTCTGCTGCTCCAAGCTCCACTGAAGCCAAGACCTCCTCTTCTGCTGCTCCAAGCTCCACTGAAGCCAAGACCTCCTCTTCTGCTGCTCCAAGCTCCACTGAAGCCAAGACCTCCTCTTCTGCTGCTCCAAGCTCCTCTGAAGCCAagacttcttcttctgctgCCCCAAGCTCCTCTGAAGCCAAGACCTCTTCTGCTGCTACTTCTTCCGCTAaggtttcttcttctgccgTTGCTTCTTCCGCTAaggtttcttcttctgccgTTGCTTCTTCCGCCAAGGCCTCTGCCATCTCCCAAATTACTGATGGTCAAATCCAAGCTACCAAGACTGTTGCTCAACAAACTGAAAATGGTGCTGCTAAGGCCTTCGTTGGTATGGGTGCTGGTGTTGTCGCCGCCGCTGCTATGTTGTTATAA
- the PRE1 gene encoding proteasome core particle subunit beta 4 (similar to Saccharomyces cerevisiae PRE1 (YER012W); ancestral locus Anc_7.162), translating into MDIILGIRVQDSVILASSKAVTRGISVLKDSDDKTRQLSTHTLMSFAGEAGDTVQFAEYIQANIQLYSMREDYELSPQAVSSFVRQELAKSIRSRRPYQVNVLIGGYDKKKNKPELYQIDYLGTKVELPYGAHGYSGFYTFSLLDRHYRPDMTTEEGLNLLKLCVQELERRMPMDFKGVIVKVVDKDGIKQLDDFQTQ; encoded by the coding sequence atggaTATTATTCTTGGAATTCGTGTACAGGATTCCGTCATCCTAGCGTCCTCTAAGGCGGTCACAAGAGGTATCTCTGTTTTAAAAGATTCGGATGATAAAACAAGACAACTATCGACACACACATTGATGAGTTTTGCTGGTGAAGCTGGTGACACCGTTCAATTCGCCGAGTACATCCAAGCCAACATCCAATTATACTCTATGAGGGAAGATTATGAACTTTCTCCACAAGCCGTATCTAGTTTTGTTAGACAAGAACTGGCCAAATCAATTAGATCGAGAAGACCTTACCAGGTCAACGTATTAATTGGAGGATAcgacaaaaagaagaacaaaccAGAACTATATCAAATTGACTATTTGGGCACTAAAGTTGAATTACCTTATGGTGCTCATGGTTATTCAGGCTTTTATACATTCTCTTTACTAGATCGCCATTATAGACCTGACATGACTACTGAAGAGGGCCTAAATTTACTAAAACTTTGTGTGCAAGAGctagaaagaagaatgcCCATGGATTTCAAGGGCGTCATTGTTAAAGTTGTAGACAAAGATGGTATAAAACAACTTGATGATTTCCAGACACAGTAA
- the PRP22 gene encoding DEAH-box ATP-dependent RNA helicase PRP22 (similar to Saccharomyces cerevisiae PRP22 (YER013W); ancestral locus Anc_7.163): MVPMRWLIIHSYADTLRVNVAPDRRQILFNKGKSKITKMSDISKVIAAVTGSDDPVIIEFVLNIMNKSESAQEFIRNIQNLDVGISNEDSSKLYYAFSEEHKKEKIQSAGIDPQMSQKVHQVLKDEVDLDDPVVTEFVLNILNESKSIAEFREKLNFMQSGLGNETIFKIYQIVSPPVMKEEAPAFQSTKIQENVETKIEKEAQRLESLDPSPILHKVYQGRVRNITTFGCFVQIFGTEIKNCDGLVHISEMSEQRISDTNDVVKQGQQVFVEVIKIQKNGKISLSMKNIDQQSGEIEKSNGATFQERGRSNDAQSKRLIKNKIKRRALTSPERWEIRQLIASGAASIDDYPELKDEIPVNTSYLTATREVNSTIKNKAEKEQKPKEEPEDDMDEIDVELNTDDGPEFLRDEQVKGARKYEMPKITKVPRGFMNRSAMNGSNAVRDHREEKLRKKREIEQKIRKKQSFDDPTKNRNDSKDEIQTLRKQLVVTEWERNRMNEPISYGKRTSMPISAQRQTLPVYAMRSELMQAVRENQFLVIVGETGSGKTTQITQYLDEEGFSNYGMIGCTQPRRVAAVSVAKRVAEEVGCKVGRDVGYTIRFEDVTGPDTRIKYMTDGMLQREALLDPEMSKYSVIMLDEAHERTVATDVLFALLKKAAIKRPELKVIVTSATLNSAKFSEYFLNCPIINIPGKTFPVEVLYSQTPQMDYIETALDCVIDIHINEGPGDILVFLTGQEEIDSCCEILYDRVKTLGDSIGELLILPVYSALPSEIQSKIFEPTPKNSRKVVFATNIAETSITIDGIYYVVDPGFAKINIYNARAGIEQLIVSPISQAQANQRKGRAGRTGPGKCYRLYTESAFYNEMLENTVPEIQRQNLSHTILMLKAMGINDLLEFDFMDPPPKNLMLNALTELYHLQSLDDEGKLTKLGKEMSLFPMDPTLSRSLLSSVDKQCSDEIVTIISMLSVQNVFYRPKDKQLEADSKKAKFHHPYGDHLTLLNVYTRWQQANYSEQYCKTNFLHFRHLKRARDVKSQISMIFKKMGLRLISCHSDPDLIRKTLVSGFFMNAAKRDSQVGYKTINGGTEVGIHPSSSLYGKEYEYVIYHSLVLTSREYMSQITSIEPQWLLEVAPHFYKASDAESQSRKRAKIIPLHNKFARDQNSWRLSSIRQSRERALGIKR; encoded by the coding sequence ATGGTTCCAATGAGATGGCTCATTATTCATTCATATGCCGACACTTTGCGAGTTAACGTTGCGCCAGACCGGAGGCAGATACTTTTCAACAAAGGAAAGAGTAAAATAACCAAAATGTCTGATATATCGAAAGTTATAGCAGCGGTTACAGGATCTGATGACCCTGTGATAATTGAATTTGTGCTGAATATTATGAATAAATCCGAAAGTGCGCAAGAGTTTATACGAAATATCCAAAATTTGGACGTCGGTATATCTAACGAAGACAGTTCTAAATTGTATTATGCATTTTCAGAGGAacacaaaaaagaaaagatacaaaGCGCTGGTATAGATCCACAAATGAGTCAGAAAGTTCATCAAGTTTTAAAAGATGAGGTTGATTTGGACGACCCTGTTGTGACTGAATTTGTACTTAACATTTTAAATGAATCTAAATCGATAGCTGAGTTCCGGGAAAAACTGAACTTCATGCAAAGCGGACTCGGTAATGAGacaatcttcaaaatttacCAGATTGTATCACCACCGgtaatgaaagaagaagcccCAGCTTTTCAAAGTACTAAAATCCAAGAAAATGTGGAGACAAAgatagaaaaagaagcgCAAAGGTTAGAAAGTTTAGATCCCAGCCCCATCCTTCACAAAGTTTACCAAGGTAGAGTGAGAAACATAACTACCTTTGGCTGTTTTGTCCAGATTTTTGGAACAGAGATAAAGAACTGTGATGGCTTAGTACATATTTCAGAGATGTCGGAACAAAGAATATCGGATACAAATGATGTAGTGAAACAAGGCCAACAAGTGTTTGTTGaagtaataaaaatacaaaagaatggaaaaatatCGCTTTCGATGAAAAATATCGATCAACAAAGTGGAGAAATCGAGAAATCGAACGGTGCAACCTTTCAAGAGAGAGGTAGGTCCAATGATGCTCAGTCAAAGAGgctgataaaaaataaaattaaaagGCGTGCATTGACTTCTCCGGAAAGATGGGAAATTCGACAACTCATTGCCAGCGGTGCTGCTTCTATCGATGATTATCCGGAATTAAAGGACGAAATACCCGTAAACACTTCTTATCTGACCGCCACAAGAGAAGTGAATAGTacaatcaaaaataaagcagaaaaggaacaaaaaccaaaagaagaaccaGAAGATGATATGGACGAAATTGATGTTGAGTTGAATACAGATGATGGACCTGAGTTTTTAAGGGATGAACAAGTCAAGGGGGCCAGGAAATATGAAATGCCTAAAATAACAAAAGTTCCAAGAGGATTCATGAATCGTTCCGCAATGAATGGTTCAAATGCTGTAAGAGACCacagagaagaaaaattaaggaaaaaaagagaaatcgAACAAAAGATTAGAAAAAAGCAATCATTTGATGATCCTACGAAGAATAGGAATGATTCCAAGGACGAAATTCAAACGTTGAGAAAACAGCTTGTCGTTACTGAATGGGAAAGAAATAGAATGAATGAACCCATCTCTTACGGGAAAAGAACCTCGATGCCAATCAGTGCACAGCGTCAGACTTTGCCTGTATACGCTATGAGATCAGAATTGATGCAGGCTGTGCGAGAAAATCAATTTCTAGTCATTGTTGGTGAGACAGGCTCGGGAAAAACCACTCAAATTACTCAATATTTAGATGAAGAAGGGTTCAGTAACTACGGGATGATTGGATGTACTCAGCCTCGTAGGGTTGCTGCCGTATCTGTTGCAAAAAGAGTTGCTGAAGAAGTTGGCTGCAAAGTTGGACGTGATGTAGGTTATACTATTAGATTCGAAGATGTTACTGGCCCAGATACTAGGATAAAGTATATGACTGATGGTATGTTACAGAGAGAGGCCTTGCTAGATCCTGAAATGTCAAAATACTCCGTTATCATGTTAGATGAAGCTCACGAAAGGACCGTGGCAACTGATGTTTTATTTGCATTGCTGAAGAAAGCAGCTATTAAGAGGCCTGAATTGAAAGTAATAGTTACATCGGCCACTTTGAACTCTGCTAAATTTTCAGAGTATTTTTTAAACTGTCCCATTATTAACATACCTGGTAAGACATTTCCCGTGGAAGTGCTCTACTCACAGACACCCCAAATGGATTATATAGAGACAGCTTTGGATTGCGTAATCGATATCCATATTAATGAGGGGCCAGGTGACATTTTAGTCTTTTTGACTGggcaagaagaaatagatTCTTGCTGTGAAATACTATATGATAGGGTAAAGACGTTAGGTGATAGCATTGGTGAATTATTGATTTTGCCTGTTTATTCTGCTTTACCAAGTGAAATACAatcgaaaatttttgaaccCACTCCAAAAAACAGCAGAAAAGTTGTATTTGCTACGAATATTGCAGAAACATCTATCACTATTGATGGTATATACTATGTCGTGGACCCTGGATTTGCGAAAATCAACATTTATAATGCTAGAGCAGGTATCGAGCAGTTGATAGTATCTCCGATCTCACAAGCACAGgcaaatcaaagaaaaggtaGAGCCGGTAGAACAGGTCCTGGGAAATGTTATCGACTCTATACAGAATCCGCATTTTACAATGAGATGCTGGAAAACACGGTCCCAGAAATTCAAAGACAAAATCTTTCTCATACCATTTTAATGCTAAAGGCCATGGGAATCAATGATTTATTGGAATTTGACTTCATGGACCCCCCACCCAAAAATTTAATGCTTAACGCACTCACAGAATTATATCATCTGCAGTCACTAGACGATGAGGGAAAATTAACAAAACTAGGTAAAGAAATGTCCTTATTTCCAATGGATCCCACTCTTTCTCgttcattattatcatctgtTGATAAGCAGTGCTCTGATGAAATTGTCACTATAATATCAATGTTGTCGGTACAAAACGTTTTTTATCGTCCAAAAGATAAGCAACTGGAAGCCGATAGCAAGAAGGCAAAATTTCATCACCCATACGGTGACCATTTAACATTATTGAACGTTTACACCAGATGGCAACAGGCTAATTACTCAGAACAGTACTGTAAAACAAACTTCTTACACTTCAGACATTTAAAAAGAGCCAGAGATGTCAAAAGCCAAATTAGCATGATATTTAAGAAAATGGGTTTGAGATTGATAAGTTGCCACAGCGATCCTGATTTAATACGTAAAACTTTGGTATCAGGGTTTTTCATGAATGCAGCTAAGCGAGATTCGCAAGTGGGTTATAAAACTATCAATGGTGGCACAGAAGTTGGGATACATCCTTCAAGTTCTTTGTACGGGAAGGAATATGAATACGTCATTTACCATAGTCTTGTATTGACTAGCAGGGAATACATGTCACAGATAACAAGCATCGAGCCGCAATGGCTTCTCGAGGTGGCGCCTCATTTTTATAAAGCTTCTGATGCTGAAAGCCAATCTAGGAAAAGAGCCAAAATCATTCCTTTGCATAACAAATTTGCCAGGGATCAAAATTCATGGAGATTGAGCTCCATAAGACAATCGAGAGAAAGGGCACTAGGTATCAAAAGATAA
- the HEM14 gene encoding oxygen-dependent protoporphyrinogen oxidase (similar to Saccharomyces cerevisiae HEM14 (YER014W); ancestral locus Anc_7.164) translates to MLSPLTKLKPSAKVAVVGGGVSGLCFTYFLSKLRPDVEITLFESQNRTGGWIYSCATKDMNGKPIMVEKGPRTLRGVSDGTVLIMDTLRDLGKEAVVQSIDKGCIADRKFLLDPSDRLVQVPDSVTTTLKFLLNPLGKGLITGMMGEWFRKKSPHPGQDESVESIIDRRFGNNYISKNMISALLRGIYGDDIALLSAKRTFKKMYFNELKHGSNIQAMIDNMREKSKSKKSKSLHQSLTGCLNDYSNALGKDRSKLVDLSNTLKKYPMLGLAGGLETFPKIVRNALGDFSNVKIITDNPVMQIIKHPANEKTIGLRVESGNKYEGFDHLRLTITPSKIAKLLPKDENSLSRLLDEIQSNTIILVNYYLPNKDALDTNLHGFGYLVPKSNKNPGKLLGVIFDSVIERNFKPLFNKSSPNPNALKKYTKLTAMIGGDMLNEHGVPVVPSKEVTISAVKDALNHHLGISNEDLEAGKWEFTIADRCLPRFHVGYDAWQEKAERMFQETYGQTVSMGGMGFSKSPGVPDVIVDGFNDALQLSK, encoded by the coding sequence ATGTTGTCACCATTAACAAAGCTAAAACCGAGCGCCAAAGTTGCTGTTGTGGGAGGAGGTGTTTCTGGGTTATGTTTTACATACTTTTTAAGTAAATTAAGACCTGATGTTGAGATTACGTTATTTGAATCACAGAACAGAACCGGGGGTTGGATATACTCATGTGCCACAAAAGACATGAACGGGAAGCCAATTATGGTGGAGAAAGGACCCAGAACATTGAGAGGCGTATCAGACGGCACTGTTCTAATTATGGATACTCTTAGGGACTTAGGTAAAGAAGCCGTGGTTCAGAGCATTGATAAAGGTTGCATTGCAGACAGAAAGTTCTTGCTAGATCCTAGTGATAGGCTAGTGCAGGTTCCTGATTCGGTAACGACAACCctgaaatttcttctgaatCCGTTGGGAAAGGGACTTATTACAGGTATGATGGGAGAATGGTTCAGGAAGAAATCACCACATCCTGGCCAAGATGAAAGTGTTGAATCCATAATTGACAGAAGGTTTGGAAATAACTacatatcaaaaaatatgattaGTGCCTTACTAAGAGGAATTTATGGGGACGATATTGCTCTATTAAGCGCCAAGAGGAcgttcaagaaaatgtaTTTCAACGAACTCAAGCATGGATCTAATATTCAAGCCATGATTGATAATATGCGCGAAAAATctaaaagtaaaaagagCAAGAGTCTCCATCAGTCTTTAACGGGATGCCTCAACGATTACTCAAATGCGCTTGGAAAAGATAGGTCAAAATTAGTAGACCTATCAAACACACTTAAGAAGTATCCTATGTTAGGCCTTGCTGGCGGTTTGGAAACATTCCCCAAGATAGTCAGAAATGCTTTGGGCGACTTTAGCAACGTCAAAATAATTACTGATAATCCGGTGATGCAAATAATCAAGCACCCTGCTAATGAAAAGACCATCGGGTTGAGAGTGGAGTCTGGAAACAAATATGAAGGCTTTGACCACCTGAGGCTCACAATTACACCATCCAAAATCGCCAAACTGCTACCGAAGGATGAGAATTCATTGTCCAGGTTGTTAGATGAAATCCAATCAAACACAATTATTTTAGTTAATTATTATTTGCCAAACAAAGATGCACTAGATACCAACCTGCACGGCTTTGGCTATTTGGTACCCAAATCCAATAAGAATCCAGGAAAATTACTTGGTGTGATTTTTGATTCGGTTATCGAAAGAAACTTCAAACCACTTTTCAACAAGTCATCTCCAAACCCCAACGCTCTCAAGAAATACACAAAACTAACTGCGATGATAGGTGGTGATATGCTGAACGAACACGGCGTACCTGTAGTACCATCCAAGGAGGTAACCATTAGTGCAGTCAAAGATGCGTTGAACCATCACCTGGGTATCAGCAACGAGGATCTGGAAGCTGGTAAATGGGAATTCACTATCGCTGACAGATGTCTACCAAGATTTCATGTAGGTTATGATGCATGGCAAGAGAAGGCTGAAAGGATGTTTCAAGAAACCTACGGCCAAACAGTTTCAATGGGTGGAATGGGGTTCTCTAAAAGTCCCGGTGTCCCCGACGTGATTGTAGACGGCTTCAACGACGCCTTACAACTCAGTAAATAA